CGTGCTTGCCGTTATCCCCAAGAATCTTTACTGCCAATTCACTGGCGCCGTTGAGAATTGCCGGCTGTTCCTTGAAGTCGGGGGAGGATTGGACAAAACCCTGCATTTGCACTAGCTTCAATGTTTCGCCATCTTCCAGCATGCTCATGGCTGCGGCTATGTTGTTCAACAGGCAAATGGCGGCGCCTTCCGTAGCCTTCTCCTGAGAAAGGGCCGTGGGCACGATGCCTGTATATGCAGAAAAATCACCGTTTACGGAGGGCAGCTGTCCCGAAACAAAAACAATGTCGCCTGCGCGAGTGGCGGGAACGTATGCGGCCAAAGGTGCTGCAACGGCGGGCATTACCAAACCCAATTCTTCAACTTTCTTGATTATGTTCTGCATAAAAAGACCTTCTTGTTTTCGCTTAATATACAATTTAAAAAAGCTCCCGACAATTTGTCGGGAGCTCTTAATGATGATACTTTGCTTTATTTCTTAGTTCCGTCTACCAGTTCGATGGCCATTTTCTTCATGTTGGTGAAGTCCCACTTGCCGGAACCCAGCTTGGGAATATTGTTCACCTTGAACACGGAACCCGGAATCATGAGCGGCGGAATGCCGGACTTGCGGATCTTGCGAGACAGATCCTCTTCGTCGAAGTTTCCGTTGACGAGAAGAACGATGCGTTCACCCTTGACGGAGTCTGGTACTGCGGTAACGGCGAATTCCATGCCTTCCAGCAGCTTGGTTTCTGCAAGGCGAAGTTCCACGGCAGTCAGGGAAATCATTTCGCCGCCAAGCTTGGCGAATCGGCTGTATCGACCGAGAATCTGTACGAAGCCGTCGGGGGTGTGGGTGCCCTTGTCGCCGGTTTTGTACCAGCGGCGTCCATCCTTCTCGAATACAACGCTTGCGGTCTTTTCGGGATCCTTCAGGTAACCCTTCATTACCTGGGGGCCGCTGACCACAATCATGCCTTCGGAGGAGGGATCCAGGAACTCATTGGTTTCCGGGTCGATAATTGCAGTAATGGAACCAGGAATAGCCATGCCGATACTGGATGTATCGTTGCACTTGCCCATGGTCAGGAAGTCGTCCAACAGCACGTTGGGAGCGTTCAGGGTGGCCAGGGGAGAAAGTTCTGTACAGCCGTAGGCTTCGTAGATGTCCTTACCGAACTTCAGCTTGAAGGCTTCGCGCATTTCGGGGCGGAGTTTTTCTGCGCCGGCAACAATGTATCGCAAGGTGTCGAGACACATGGGGTGAACCCAGCGGTTGATGGCGATGGCGCGGAGGAAGGTGGGGGTACCCATAAGGATGGTTGTCTTGTACTGGGCGCAAACACGTGCCAAGGTCTTGATATCGGTGGGGTCGGGGCAAAGCACCATGGGAACACCGTCAAGCATGGGGGCCATGAAGGTCATGGTGAAACCGAAGGAGTGGAACAGCGGCAATAGAGATGTCATTACGTCACCGCGGTGCAGCTTGATGATATAATCCATCTGCTGGGCGTTGGCGACGATGTTCTTATGAGTCAGCTGTACACCCTTGGGAGTACCTTCGGAACCCGAGCTGAAGAGAATCAAGGCGTCGTCGTTAAGTTTGCCGGATTTAAACCACAGGAACTTCAGCAATTTCGCCGGGAAGAACTTAATCTTGGCAGCATCCAGCAGGCGGCCGATGGAACCGAGATTTTCTTCTTCCTCGTCAAGATAGATCATCTTGCAGCGTTTGGCGATTTCATCGAAGGCCGAGTTCTTGCTGGAAAGTTTTGTGAGGAAGGCGCGGGTGGTAACCACCGTAGAAACGTCGGCCTTCTCGATACATCCAAGGACGGTGTCCACAGGGGCGGTGTAGTTCAAGTTTACGGAGGTCTTGCCGGTACCGAGAATGGACATGATGCCGAGAGCTGCATCGCGACTGGTGGGGAGCATGAAGCCTACGCGGCGTTCGCCCTTGGCGACAGAGTGAATCTTGTCGCCAAAGCGGTGGCAGAGGCGGAGCATGCCGTGACCAGAAACGTGGTTGCCTGCGGGATCAATCAAAATGGGACGGTTGCGACGCTTGCGCATTGCCCTAAACCAGAGGGGAACGATGGGCTTGGAATGATCCATAGCCATGTTCCAAACGTCAGCACTCAGTGCCTGCAAATCAGCACGGATTTGTTCCTCAGAGTCCGTTACGGGACGAGCCTTGGAGAAACCTACGCTAACGATACGATTGTAATACTGGGGACGATTGACGGACTCGGAGGCATGGCTGTAACGGCTGCCCCAAAGGCCCTGAATGTAGAAGGGAATAATCTGTGCGCCGGTGTCGTTAACGGCTTCGGAATAGCTGAGGGAGAACTTTGAAATGAAGGGTGACTTGGATACTTCACCTTCGGGGAAGATAACCACCACTTCTCCGTTGAGCAATGCTTGGTGGATTTCGTCCATGGCGGGCTTGGGATCGCGGCGGTTGATGGGAATCAGGAACTTGCCGTGGAACAGCCAACGCTGGTACCAGTCTGCAAAGGTGTTGCGGTTGCTTGCAATGCGAAGAGGACGGGGACTTGCCATCTGGAGCACTGCCCAGTCGATGTAGCTGAAGTGAGGACCAATCAAGAGGGCAGGACCACTTTCGGGAATGTTTTCGCTACCCTTTACGATTACGCGGTAACGGAATACAAAGCTGAAGGCAAAGCGGAGGCCTGCGCGTAAAAGAGTCATGTGATTACTTCTTAGAGTCAGGATGAAAGTCAAGGTGAACATCACTGCTAGAATTAGGAAACAGTGACGTACTTCGCACCTTGTAAAGATGAGCAGCAGGGTCTGTCCACCCATAAGAATGGAAAGAACTATCATCTGGATCATGTTCGATACTGCATGAATTCGCCCAGCCGTATTGGGCTTGGTCAAATTCTGGATTGTTGCACGAAGAATCACGAATGCAGCACCGGTGCTGATGCCAAGAATACTGTAAAGAATAGCCTGCAGCCAATCAATCTGTACAAAGGGAATCAGATACATAACCAGGGCGGAGGCGATGGCTGCAAAGGGGATAAGCCCAGTTTCCACAAAGCCCTTGGAAGAGGCGCTGGCAATGATCGCTCCGATAATAATGCCTGCTCCTGTAAGGGTTACTGTAACGATAAATCCTGCAGAGGTAAGGCTGAAGGTGTTGTCAACACTGTGGCTTGTCATGTGCTGAGCTAAAAGCATCAGAATCTGCATTACACCCCAGAAGGCAGACAATCCCAGAATGGCAAGCTTTGCGCTGGGTATCTTCCATGTGGCACTGAATACGCGACGTGCAGAACGATACTTTGCTGAATCATCTCGCTTACCAACACGGCTAAAGAAGCTGAATATCGTGGTAGCCACAGCTGCGCCCAGGTATATGAACAGGATCTGGTTGAATCCGGTGAAGCCTAGGTAGGCTGCCAGGGCAACTCCCAGCACGTAGTAGATCATGAACCAGGCGTTGGCCTTTACCAGATCACTCCCGTCAAAGATTTCCTTCATGGCACTAAGTCGTGCGGGAACGTGCAAGGCGTAGGCAAGACCGTAGACGCCAACTAGCCCGAAGGCGACCCAGTTGCAGTCTGTCACATAACAGACCGAGATGGCAATAAGGGCTGCTACGGCAATGATGCCTGACCATCCCATGGCTCGGCTCTTTGATTGCTTGCCGACAAAGTAGCTGGCAATTGGCATCATGATGATGCTTGGCACGAACATGGCCACCTGTAGTAGGAAACTTCTCCAAATGAAGGCTGAATCCTGGTAGTTGGCGCTAAGCCAGGTCTGGAAGTGGACAAAGATTCCCATCTGGGTGAATGCCCCGAAGAACACAGCAAAAAAGAAGGGAATGGCTCCGTGGTACTTATACAACTTCATAAAAACTCTAACAAACGAATCGTTATTTCTTCTTGAAGACCTTGCCAAAGCAGAATGCGCAAAGGCCAACAATGACAGTCCAGGAGCCGACCATGAAGATGATTCCACCAATAGAAAGTTCCATGACTAGGCCTCCTTGACCTTAGGTTCAATAACATCGGAATCGCCGACGGGCATGTTCTGCTTGTGAGTGGGGGTGGGGGGCTGGTCAGCGGGATCGCCCTTGCGCCAGGCAAGATAGATCAGCACGTTCAGGAGAACGGTGCAGAGCAGCAGGAAGATTCTCACTCCCCAGGTAAATGAAATCTGGCTCATCTGGTGGCCAAGGAAGGTCACCATGGCGTCGGCAGGAACTCCCTGCAGGCTTACAACGGCCCAACCGTCATGGATAAGCCAAGCTACCAGCACGATGGCCAGGTATGTTGGGCAGACATAGCGGATGATGAATCTAAAGAACTTGGGAAGCTTGAGGGCGGCGCCCTCGTTCATCAGGGCGAATGCCTCGGATTCTTCTGAGCCATCGTCAAGCTTGACTTTACGCTTACCTAGGATGAAGGAGAAGATGAATGCCTGGATCGTTCCGATGAACACCAGGAGGAAGCTTCCTCCCCAGAAGTCGAATTCGTCAACGGCGCCGGCGGCGAGGCCGAAAATGCCTACAAGGCCACCAAGGAAGGTGACGATACTGACGGAAGTGATGGCGCCCTTGCGGCTCTGCTTCAGGTCGTCTTCGCAGAAACTGATAAGGGGTTGGATAATGGAAATAGCGCTAGTGACGCCGGCAATAAATAACATGCCGAACCACAAAGTCTGGAAGAATCCGCCAAAGGGCAGCTGGCCGAATACGAAAGGCATGGTCTGGAAACCAAGTCCGAAGGTGCCAAGCTTGGCGCATTCCTCGATGTTGGCTCCGGCGATAAGAACAGCCATGGGAATCACGATGGTGCCGCCCAGGATGATTTCTGCGAAACCGTTGGTAGAGGCTGCTGTGAGGGAGGAAAGAACCAGGTCTTCCTTGGGCTTAAGGTAGCTTGCGTAGCAGAACACAATACCCATGCCAAGGCTCATGGTAAAGAACACCTGGCCCGAGGCGGCTAGCCAAACGGTGGGGTTGGTGATTTCAGAAAGGTTGGGGTTCCAAACAAAGGCAAGACCCTTGCCGATGCCATCGATAGTCAGTACACGTCCAACGAGAATAAGTCCCATAACCAAGAGTATCGGCATGGTAATCTTGTTGACGCGTTCAATGCCCTTGCGGACACCGAAACTGAGCAGGCCCATGTTGCAGGCGAAGGTAATGAGGAAGAACAGGATTGCTGCGGGGAAGGGACCAATTTGGGTGTTCAGCATAATGTAGTTGCCGAAGAATTCCTTCATGGGGCCGTAGCCGCCAGCAACAACTTCCATCAACTTTCCGGTTGCGGAATAGTATGTGAATGCAAGAATCCAGGACTGGATGAACATGTAGTAGAAACTGATGAACAGCGGGGGCAGAATACAGAGGGAGCCCAGGTGCTTTGCCCAAGGCTTCTTTCCCAGGATATAGTGGAATCCGCCCGGAGCCGTTCCGTGACGCTTACCGCCTGCTGCACGTCCCAAGGTCCATTCCATCCAGGAAAGGGGAATGCCCAGGAGCAGGAAAGCTATCAGGTAGGGGATAATGAAGGAGCCGCCGCCGTTTGTGGCTGCCTGCACCGGGAATCGAAGAAAATTGCCAAGACCGACGGCAGACCCTGCCACCGCCAAAATGACTCCAAGTTTGGAGCCCCAGTTATCGCGATTTTTATTCATTGTTATTCCAATAGAATATTTTCGCAGAAATTTAGAAATTGCTGTGAACAGGATTTTTTTTAGTCTTCAAAAAGGACTCGTAAAGGGCGCTAAATGGGGCTGTTACGGCTGTAACCAAAAAGATTTGGGAAAATACGCTCATTCGTACTTGAAAAGGCTATCTTATTCGTATAACGCAACCGAAGTTGCAAAGGATTGGAAAATGACTGACGTTAAGGGCAAATGGACCTTGATTACTGGCGGCTGCCGTGGTGTAGGTCGCCTCACCGCCATCGAAATGGCAAAGCTTGGTGCAAATATCATTCTGCAGGGACGTGATAAGGCTCACGCTGAACCTGTGATTGCAGAACTTAAGCAGTATGGTGTAGAAGTCCGTGCAGTTGGCTGCAATTTGGAAAATGAATCCGAAATTGACGCCGCTTTGGCCGAAATCGACTCCTGGGGCATCCAGGTAGACTTTGTCTACAATAACGCTGGTCTTATGAGCCATTATTTCCAGGATTATTTGACCAACACCATGTGTGATTTCCGTCACGCCATGGAAGTTAATTTCTTCGCGCCCGTAAAAATTTGCTATCATTTCTTGCCGGGTATGGTAAAGCGTGGTTTTGGTCGCATGCAGCTTACTACAAGTGGCATCGCCAACGAACCGGAACTTTCTGGTTACGCAGCAGCCAAGGCAGCCCTCACGAAGTTTGTTCAAGATTTTGCATGCAAACTAAATGGGACTGACGTGATGATGAACCTTATGGACCCGGGTTGGCTTCGTACCGATCTTGGTGGTCCTAACGCTCCCAACGCACCCGAGACGGTTATTCCGGGCTCCATGATGGGCGTTCTTCTGGACGACAAGAAGAGTGGCCGCTGGTTCTCCGCTCAGGAATTTACCGGAATGAGTTTGACTGACGCATTGGCAAAGGCTGCCAAGGTTCAGTAAAAGGATCCTCCTAACCCCCAAAAGCTGGTGGTGGCTTCGGCTGCCACCAGTTTCTTTATGTTATATTTAATGCCATGAATAGCAATTCTTCTCGTGCAAAGCTCCGCGACGAAGTCTACACCCAGATGATGGTGGCGCAGGCTCGTCTTTCTAAAGATCAGAACACCCAGATGGGCGCAATCCTCGTGTCTGCTGACGGCCGAGTCATCAGTACGGGCTACAATGGCGCTCCCGCTGGTTTTGACGACGAAACCGTTCCCTATACCCGCGAAAAGCAGCTGTTGGCCTACGACCTTCTGGATGCCGATTCCGGGGAACTGATCAGCCATCACGAATTCGAGGCCAACAAGTATCCCTTCATGGTTCATGCCGAGATCAATGCCCTGCATTACGCCCGCGGCAAGGTACCTGAAGGATCCAAGCTTTATGTCATCGGCTTCCCTTGTGAACGCTGCGCTTTGGATGTGAGCCTTTCCGGCGTATCCGAAGTGTTTGTTACAAAGGATGATTACGATCCCAAGTCCACCTTGAACAACAGCCGCGATACCGCCTACTACATGTTTGCACAGGCAGGTATTGTTGTTACCTTGTGCGGTAAGCGCGTTCGCCCGGTGGTGAGCAAGCCCAATAAGTAAAACCTGCTGGCTTGGTTGAATGTCAAAGGGTGCCTCATACGAGGCGCCTTTTCTTTACTTCTTTTACAGGGCGATATTAGGGAAAAACTTTGCGTTTTTAGCACAATAGAGTATATTTCTTACGGGTTAGTATAAAATAGCAAGGTGTTTAGGATTATGGAGAAAAAGTTCCTTTTTGCGGGGCTCGCCCTGTGCGCAGTCCATGCTTTCAGTTCGGTTTATTATGTAGCAACCGATGGTAGCGATAGTGCAGTCGGTTCCAAGGAAAAGCCTTTCGCTTCCCTCAACAAGGCGAATGCCGTTGTGCATGCTGGCGATACGGTCTGGATTCGTGGGGGCGTGTACGACCTGAACGACACGGTTTACTACAAGCGCTACGAGATGACGGCGGGCATTCTTTTGACCGCCAGCGGCGAAAGCGACAACAAGCGCATTTATTACTTCGCATACCCTGGGGAGCGCCCGATTTTTGACGGCACAAATCTCCCTATCGGTCAAGCCTGCAGGAACAAGGGAACCATCGACAGCGTCATGACGACGTCTCCCATTGTGGTGGCGGCAAAATACCTGCATCTGAAAGGTTTTGAAGTCCGTAACACTCCCATGAAGTGCAATTCCAATTCCGGAATTTTCCTTTACGCCAGTAAGCATATTATTCTGGAACAAATCGACAGCCATCATAATGCGGGCCCGGGAATTTTCATTCATGACGGAGCCTCTGGAGGCGGTGGCCATCTTGTGTTGAACTGCGACGCCCACGACAATTACGACCCCACGGGCTGGCAGGGCGATGGCGAAAACGCCGATGGCTTTGGCGTACATTATCAGCACGACGGCGATACTACAAGATTTGTGGGATGCCGTTCCTGGTGGAACAGCGACGACGGCTATGACGTTCTTGCGCAGGAATTCCCTGTCATTGTAGAAAACAGCTATGCCATGGGCAATGGTTATATCAAGTATGGAACTGCAACGCCTCCGGGAGTAAATGGCCACGGCTTTAAGATGGGTTACAGTCGCACAGGTGCCGGCCATCATATCATTAAAAATTGTGTGGCCTGGAAAAACGTAGCTAACGGTTTCTATTCCAATTATACCAATGCTGGCTGCACTTGGATCAACAACACCGCTTATAAAAATGGAGACCGCTCATTCGGTATGGCCTCCACTACTTATGATGCAGATCTGAATCGCACCGCAGATGTGATGCCCTTGTTTGGCGATAACGCCCACGTGCTGAAGAACAACATCGCCATCCCGAATAAGAATTCCCAGATTGGATCTTGCTGGATGAAGGATGCAACTCATGATGAGTATGTGGATTGTCCTACCGGCGAAAACAACACCTGGAACTTTAAGCTGGATTTGACGGAAGACGACTTCATGAGTCTCGATGATCCCAGCTTGACGGTGACGGGCGAGGACCTCTCCAAGATTCCTGGAATTTTAGGCCCGCGAAATCCTGATGGTAGTGTTCCCGATTTGAACTTCCTGAAGCTGAAGGAAGGCAGCCGCGCCATCGACAAGGGCGAAGACATTGGCCAGTCTTTTGTTGGCGCAGCACCTGATTTGGGAGCCTATGAATTCGGAATGATCAAGTCCAGCAGCTCCGACAACACAACTTCCATCAAGGCAGATTTCGCCGCATCTGTGGAGGTCTCTGGGGAAGTATCCGTATTTGACATGCAGGGGCGTTTCCTGGGTTCCTTGCGTGTAGAACAGTTTGGAGGAATAACGGTTGCCGACGTCTTAAAGGCTAAATTCAAAACGCCAGGACTCTATCTGGTTCGAAAGGGAAATCTTTCTCAGAAAATTGCTGTAGGGTTCTAGACACTCTCAGGTAAGATAGTTGTATTTTAATTCACCCCATGACACAAATTGTCATGGGGTTTTATCTATATTAGTGCACATGGTAGCAGTAAATAAGTCTAAAGCAAAAAAAGAAATTGAGTTCCTTTGTACCGAGTGCGGAAACACGACTCCCAAGTGGGCGGGCAAGTGCCCCTTCTGCGGGGCATGGAGCAGCCTGAAGGAGCATGTGGTTGAACCGGTGGATCCATCTGCCGGCCGCGGCGGGCGAGGGCTGGGCGGCCCCGTTCATAAGGTGGTTGCGTTAAAGGATGTGGCAACGGAAGACACCAAGCGCCTTAGTACCGCTAATTCCGAGTTTGACCGTGTGTTGGGAGGCGGATTTGCTCCAGGTTCGCTGGTGCTTATTGGTGGTGACCCGGGTATTGGCAAGTCCACCCTGGTGCTTTCTACCTTGGCTACCATGAACGCTGCCGGAGTCAAGGCTTTGTACGTCAGCGGCGAAGAAAGCGCTGTACAGGTCAAGCTTCGTAGCGAACGCTTGAATGTGGCTGGTTCCGACATGCTGCTGCTGTGTGAAACAAACCTGAACAAGATATTGCAGATGGCGGGGGAAGTCAAGCCCCAGGTTTTGGTCA
This DNA window, taken from Fibrobacter sp., encodes the following:
- a CDS encoding sodium-dependent transporter; translation: MNKNRDNWGSKLGVILAVAGSAVGLGNFLRFPVQAATNGGGSFIIPYLIAFLLLGIPLSWMEWTLGRAAGGKRHGTAPGGFHYILGKKPWAKHLGSLCILPPLFISFYYMFIQSWILAFTYYSATGKLMEVVAGGYGPMKEFFGNYIMLNTQIGPFPAAILFFLITFACNMGLLSFGVRKGIERVNKITMPILLVMGLILVGRVLTIDGIGKGLAFVWNPNLSEITNPTVWLAASGQVFFTMSLGMGIVFCYASYLKPKEDLVLSSLTAASTNGFAEIILGGTIVIPMAVLIAGANIEECAKLGTFGLGFQTMPFVFGQLPFGGFFQTLWFGMLFIAGVTSAISIIQPLISFCEDDLKQSRKGAITSVSIVTFLGGLVGIFGLAAGAVDEFDFWGGSFLLVFIGTIQAFIFSFILGKRKVKLDDGSEESEAFALMNEGAALKLPKFFRFIIRYVCPTYLAIVLVAWLIHDGWAVVSLQGVPADAMVTFLGHQMSQISFTWGVRIFLLLCTVLLNVLIYLAWRKGDPADQPPTPTHKQNMPVGDSDVIEPKVKEA
- a CDS encoding MFS transporter, giving the protein MKLYKYHGAIPFFFAVFFGAFTQMGIFVHFQTWLSANYQDSAFIWRSFLLQVAMFVPSIIMMPIASYFVGKQSKSRAMGWSGIIAVAALIAISVCYVTDCNWVAFGLVGVYGLAYALHVPARLSAMKEIFDGSDLVKANAWFMIYYVLGVALAAYLGFTGFNQILFIYLGAAVATTIFSFFSRVGKRDDSAKYRSARRVFSATWKIPSAKLAILGLSAFWGVMQILMLLAQHMTSHSVDNTFSLTSAGFIVTVTLTGAGIIIGAIIASASSKGFVETGLIPFAAIASALVMYLIPFVQIDWLQAILYSILGISTGAAFVILRATIQNLTKPNTAGRIHAVSNMIQMIVLSILMGGQTLLLIFTRCEVRHCFLILAVMFTLTFILTLRSNHMTLLRAGLRFAFSFVFRYRVIVKGSENIPESGPALLIGPHFSYIDWAVLQMASPRPLRIASNRNTFADWYQRWLFHGKFLIPINRRDPKPAMDEIHQALLNGEVVVIFPEGEVSKSPFISKFSLSYSEAVNDTGAQIIPFYIQGLWGSRYSHASESVNRPQYYNRIVSVGFSKARPVTDSEEQIRADLQALSADVWNMAMDHSKPIVPLWFRAMRKRRNRPILIDPAGNHVSGHGMLRLCHRFGDKIHSVAKGERRVGFMLPTSRDAALGIMSILGTGKTSVNLNYTAPVDTVLGCIEKADVSTVVTTRAFLTKLSSKNSAFDEIAKRCKMIYLDEEEENLGSIGRLLDAAKIKFFPAKLLKFLWFKSGKLNDDALILFSSGSEGTPKGVQLTHKNIVANAQQMDYIIKLHRGDVMTSLLPLFHSFGFTMTFMAPMLDGVPMVLCPDPTDIKTLARVCAQYKTTILMGTPTFLRAIAINRWVHPMCLDTLRYIVAGAEKLRPEMREAFKLKFGKDIYEAYGCTELSPLATLNAPNVLLDDFLTMGKCNDTSSIGMAIPGSITAIIDPETNEFLDPSSEGMIVVSGPQVMKGYLKDPEKTASVVFEKDGRRWYKTGDKGTHTPDGFVQILGRYSRFAKLGGEMISLTAVELRLAETKLLEGMEFAVTAVPDSVKGERIVLLVNGNFDEEDLSRKIRKSGIPPLMIPGSVFKVNNIPKLGSGKWDFTNMKKMAIELVDGTKK
- a CDS encoding deaminase — translated: MNSNSSRAKLRDEVYTQMMVAQARLSKDQNTQMGAILVSADGRVISTGYNGAPAGFDDETVPYTREKQLLAYDLLDADSGELISHHEFEANKYPFMVHAEINALHYARGKVPEGSKLYVIGFPCERCALDVSLSGVSEVFVTKDDYDPKSTLNNSRDTAYYMFAQAGIVVTLCGKRVRPVVSKPNK
- a CDS encoding RidA family protein; protein product: MQNIIKKVEELGLVMPAVAAPLAAYVPATRAGDIVFVSGQLPSVNGDFSAYTGIVPTALSQEKATEGAAICLLNNIAAAMSMLEDGETLKLVQMQGFVQSSPDFKEQPAILNGASELAVKILGDNGKHARTAVGVAALPKNAGVEISCTFQVIKSEAKFQGRMNWIEP
- a CDS encoding right-handed parallel beta-helix repeat-containing protein, encoding MEKKFLFAGLALCAVHAFSSVYYVATDGSDSAVGSKEKPFASLNKANAVVHAGDTVWIRGGVYDLNDTVYYKRYEMTAGILLTASGESDNKRIYYFAYPGERPIFDGTNLPIGQACRNKGTIDSVMTTSPIVVAAKYLHLKGFEVRNTPMKCNSNSGIFLYASKHIILEQIDSHHNAGPGIFIHDGASGGGGHLVLNCDAHDNYDPTGWQGDGENADGFGVHYQHDGDTTRFVGCRSWWNSDDGYDVLAQEFPVIVENSYAMGNGYIKYGTATPPGVNGHGFKMGYSRTGAGHHIIKNCVAWKNVANGFYSNYTNAGCTWINNTAYKNGDRSFGMASTTYDADLNRTADVMPLFGDNAHVLKNNIAIPNKNSQIGSCWMKDATHDEYVDCPTGENNTWNFKLDLTEDDFMSLDDPSLTVTGEDLSKIPGILGPRNPDGSVPDLNFLKLKEGSRAIDKGEDIGQSFVGAAPDLGAYEFGMIKSSSSDNTTSIKADFAASVEVSGEVSVFDMQGRFLGSLRVEQFGGITVADVLKAKFKTPGLYLVRKGNLSQKIAVGF
- a CDS encoding SDR family oxidoreductase; the encoded protein is MTDVKGKWTLITGGCRGVGRLTAIEMAKLGANIILQGRDKAHAEPVIAELKQYGVEVRAVGCNLENESEIDAALAEIDSWGIQVDFVYNNAGLMSHYFQDYLTNTMCDFRHAMEVNFFAPVKICYHFLPGMVKRGFGRMQLTTSGIANEPELSGYAAAKAALTKFVQDFACKLNGTDVMMNLMDPGWLRTDLGGPNAPNAPETVIPGSMMGVLLDDKKSGRWFSAQEFTGMSLTDALAKAAKVQ